A genomic stretch from Cyprinus carpio isolate SPL01 chromosome A12, ASM1834038v1, whole genome shotgun sequence includes:
- the tha1 gene encoding threonine aldolase 1 isoform X2, whose product MSSKALTIPARLLRYCFHKPRRVFYVDPVRLYYGSPQVVTGSAVRTVDLRSDTVTKPGAAMRRAMAEAEVGDDVFGEDPTVNELQKIAADMFGMEAALYVPTGTMSNLIAVMVHCRERGDEMIVGDLSHIHVYEQGGSAQLAGVHSATVTTLSDGTFDLDQLISKIRHGYPDPHYPRSRLVCVENTHNIQGGRVLPLSFLQELRSVADNFGLTVHMDGARVMNAAVALGVQPSAILQHCHSVSVCLSKGLGAPVGTMLGGSKDFIQRAVRTRKALGGGMRQSGVLAAAGKIALSDMIGRMKEDHRNTKSFAQGGSDHCGKQHFEVPSAGRPHEPGGVL is encoded by the exons ATGAGCTCCAAAGCACTAACGATTCCAGCTCGTTTACTCCGGTATTGCTTCCACAAACCTCGTCGTGTGTTTTACGTGGATCCGGTGCGACTGTACTATGGGTCCCCGCAGGTGGTCACGGGATCAGCCGTTCGCACCGTGGACCTCCGCAGCGATACCGTCACCAAACCCGGAGCAGCCATGCGCCGAGCCATGGCCGAGGCAGAGGTCGGAGACGATGTGTTCGGAGAAGACCCTACGGTTAATG AACTACAGAAAATAGCTGCTGATATGTTTGGCATGGAAGCGGCTTTGTATGTCCCCACTGGAACGATGAGTAACCTGATTGCAG tTATGGTGCACTGCAGAGAGAGGGGTGATGAGATGATAGTAGGTGATCTCTCTCATATTCACGTTTACGAACAGGGAGGAAGTGCACAG CTTGCAGGCGTCCATTCTGCAACAGTCACTACCCTCAGCGATGGCACCTTTGACCTAGACCAGCTGATCTCCAAGATCCGTCACGGTTACCCTGACCCCCACTACCCACGCTCCCGCCTGGTTTGtgtggaaaacacacacaatattcaGGGAGGGCGCGTCCTCCCACTCTCTTTCCTGCAGGAG CTTCGCTCTGTGGCTGataattttggtttgactgtgcataTGGATGGAGCGAGGGTGATGAATGCAGCTGTGGCTCTGGGCGTCCAACCTTCTGCTATACTGCAGCACTGCCATtctgtcagtgtgtgtctgtCCAAG GGACTCGGGGCACCTGTGGGCACCATGCTAGGTGGGTCAAAAGATTTCATACAGAGAGCAGTACGTACCCGCAAGGCACTTGGCGGCGGAATGCGCCAATCGGGTGTCTTGGCAGCAGCTGGTAAGATTGCCCTGTCAGACATGATTGGCAGAATGAAGGAGGACCACAGGAACACCAAAAGCTTTGCTCAAG GTGGATCTGACCACTGTGGAAAGCAACATTTTGAGGTTCCGTCTGCGGGACGCCCACATGAGCCCGGCGGAGTTCTGTGA
- the tha1 gene encoding threonine aldolase 1 isoform X1: MSSKALTIPARLLRYCFHKPRRVFYVDPVRLYYGSPQVVTGSAVRTVDLRSDTVTKPGAAMRRAMAEAEVGDDVFGEDPTVNELQKIAADMFGMEAALYVPTGTMSNLIAVMVHCRERGDEMIVGDLSHIHVYEQGGSAQLAGVHSATVTTLSDGTFDLDQLISKIRHGYPDPHYPRSRLVCVENTHNIQGGRVLPLSFLQELRSVADNFGLTVHMDGARVMNAAVALGVQPSAILQHCHSVSVCLSKGLGAPVGTMLGGSKDFIQRAVRTRKALGGGMRQSGVLAAAGKIALSDMIGRMKEDHRNTKSFAQALLQCDPPMYQVDLTTVESNILRFRLRDAHMSPAEFCERMAGVDEEEVKALGQGVQVLMFPHVGGTVRAVWHLGISEEDTQLAIQKAHFVAHQHKLKSIRAA; encoded by the exons ATGAGCTCCAAAGCACTAACGATTCCAGCTCGTTTACTCCGGTATTGCTTCCACAAACCTCGTCGTGTGTTTTACGTGGATCCGGTGCGACTGTACTATGGGTCCCCGCAGGTGGTCACGGGATCAGCCGTTCGCACCGTGGACCTCCGCAGCGATACCGTCACCAAACCCGGAGCAGCCATGCGCCGAGCCATGGCCGAGGCAGAGGTCGGAGACGATGTGTTCGGAGAAGACCCTACGGTTAATG AACTACAGAAAATAGCTGCTGATATGTTTGGCATGGAAGCGGCTTTGTATGTCCCCACTGGAACGATGAGTAACCTGATTGCAG tTATGGTGCACTGCAGAGAGAGGGGTGATGAGATGATAGTAGGTGATCTCTCTCATATTCACGTTTACGAACAGGGAGGAAGTGCACAG CTTGCAGGCGTCCATTCTGCAACAGTCACTACCCTCAGCGATGGCACCTTTGACCTAGACCAGCTGATCTCCAAGATCCGTCACGGTTACCCTGACCCCCACTACCCACGCTCCCGCCTGGTTTGtgtggaaaacacacacaatattcaGGGAGGGCGCGTCCTCCCACTCTCTTTCCTGCAGGAG CTTCGCTCTGTGGCTGataattttggtttgactgtgcataTGGATGGAGCGAGGGTGATGAATGCAGCTGTGGCTCTGGGCGTCCAACCTTCTGCTATACTGCAGCACTGCCATtctgtcagtgtgtgtctgtCCAAG GGACTCGGGGCACCTGTGGGCACCATGCTAGGTGGGTCAAAAGATTTCATACAGAGAGCAGTACGTACCCGCAAGGCACTTGGCGGCGGAATGCGCCAATCGGGTGTCTTGGCAGCAGCTGGTAAGATTGCCCTGTCAGACATGATTGGCAGAATGAAGGAGGACCACAGGAACACCAAAAGCTTTGCTCAAG CGTTGTTACAGTGTGACCCTCCTATGTACCAGGTGGATCTGACCACTGTGGAAAGCAACATTTTGAGGTTCCGTCTGCGGGACGCCCACATGAGCCCGGCGGAGTTCTGTGAGCGGATGGCAGGCGTAGATGAAGAAGAGGTGAAGGCTCTGGGCCAGGGGGTCCAGGTTCTGATGTTCCCCCACGTTGGGGGAACAGTCAGGGCTGTGTGGCATCTGGGCATCAGCGAGGAAGACACTCAGCTGGCTATACAGAAGGCTCATTTTGTAGCCCACCAGCACAAGCTCAAGTCTATCAGGGCAGCATGA